In a single window of the Rhizobiaceae bacterium genome:
- a CDS encoding DUF6107 family protein: MQHVPDAALEWAVKGAGAVAGSAISLAYVLPRGRREAALRFFVGVACGLVFGGTVGVKLADELGVRTLLGPNETVLTGAAVASLCAWWALGLTLRFFQSEIGKKELKHG, from the coding sequence ATGCAGCATGTGCCTGACGCGGCTCTGGAATGGGCCGTGAAGGGAGCCGGCGCGGTTGCCGGTTCCGCGATATCGCTTGCCTATGTGTTGCCGCGCGGGCGTCGCGAGGCGGCGCTGCGGTTTTTCGTGGGCGTGGCCTGCGGGCTGGTGTTCGGCGGCACGGTCGGCGTCAAGCTCGCCGACGAGCTGGGCGTGCGAACTCTGCTCGGGCCGAATGAAACGGTGCTGACCGGGGCTGCCGTCGCCAGCCTGTGTGCATGGTGGGCGCTGGGGCTGACCCTGCGCTTCTTCCAGTCGGAAATCGGCAAGAAGGAATTGAAGCATGGATAG
- a CDS encoding head-tail connector protein, whose translation MTLIRMTGPEVEPVTLAELKQYLRLSHSSEDELLAGLLRAAREDVERVTGLALIEQGWRLVMDRPMTGGMILLPRHPVREVVSVTLYAQDGTPQILDAGAYQTDTLSRPARILLAEQAGGLRAMNGVEVEFTCGFGEAGPDVPDLLRRAITHLAAHWYEFRTSFGPSDQPVSYPAGYERMISGYIERRL comes from the coding sequence GTGACGCTTATCCGAATGACAGGGCCGGAGGTCGAACCCGTGACCCTGGCCGAACTGAAACAATATTTGCGGCTGAGCCATTCCAGCGAGGACGAGCTTCTCGCCGGTCTGCTCCGCGCCGCGCGCGAGGATGTCGAGCGGGTTACCGGCCTTGCCTTGATCGAACAGGGCTGGCGGCTGGTCATGGACCGGCCGATGACGGGCGGCATGATTTTGCTGCCGCGCCATCCAGTCCGCGAGGTGGTGTCGGTAACGCTCTACGCGCAAGACGGCACCCCGCAAATCCTCGACGCGGGCGCATACCAGACCGACACCTTGTCGCGTCCCGCACGCATCCTGCTGGCCGAACAGGCAGGTGGCCTGCGCGCGATGAATGGCGTCGAGGTCGAGTTCACCTGCGGCTTCGGCGAGGCCGGGCCGGATGTGCCCGACCTTCTGCGCCGGGCGATCACCCACCTTGCGGCGCACTGGTACGAATTTCGCACGAGCTTCGGCCCGTCCGACCAGCCGGTGTCCTATCCGGCTGGCTATGAGCGCATGATTTCCGGCTATATCGAAAGGCGGCTTTGA
- a CDS encoding phage head closure protein has protein sequence MSTLQIDPGEFRTELSLQECQTVYDALGGYSENWVETAVLFAKIEPLDAASNFAADQTTETVTHRVYVRWQPGLASGMRFALGERVLEVVTVHDPDETGRYLMCMATEKGA, from the coding sequence ATGAGCACTTTGCAGATCGATCCGGGAGAGTTCCGCACGGAGCTTTCCCTCCAGGAATGCCAGACCGTCTATGACGCGCTGGGCGGCTATTCCGAAAACTGGGTGGAGACGGCGGTTCTTTTCGCGAAGATCGAACCGCTCGATGCCGCCAGCAATTTTGCGGCGGACCAGACCACGGAGACCGTAACGCATCGCGTCTACGTCAGGTGGCAGCCGGGGTTGGCGAGCGGCATGCGCTTCGCGCTCGGCGAGCGCGTGCTGGAGGTTGTCACCGTGCACGATCCCGATGAGACCGGGCGCTACCTGATGTGCATGGCGACGGAGAAGGGCGCATGA
- a CDS encoding HK97 family phage prohead protease, whose protein sequence is MDSGALARLLDTKRVDLALARVDESGVFSGYASLFGETDLAQDVVERGAFARSLARRGAGAIRMLFQHDPNQPIGVWTEIREDALGLFVKGRLTEGVGRAAEVLNLMRAGALDGLSIGFRTVRASADKAKGLRRILEADLWEISVVTFPMLPGARVAVVKGGCEAPRERQLAARFRAASRMFNERNGNTWQ, encoded by the coding sequence ATGGATAGTGGGGCTTTGGCGCGCCTGCTCGACACGAAGCGCGTGGATCTGGCGCTGGCGCGCGTCGATGAGAGCGGCGTTTTCAGCGGTTATGCGAGCCTGTTCGGCGAGACGGACCTGGCGCAGGACGTGGTGGAGCGCGGCGCGTTCGCCCGTTCGCTGGCACGGCGCGGGGCGGGCGCGATCCGCATGTTGTTCCAGCACGATCCGAACCAACCGATCGGCGTGTGGACCGAAATTCGGGAAGATGCGCTCGGCCTGTTCGTGAAGGGCAGGCTGACGGAGGGCGTCGGTCGCGCGGCGGAGGTGCTGAACCTGATGCGTGCGGGCGCGCTCGACGGTCTTTCCATCGGCTTTCGCACGGTGCGCGCCAGCGCGGACAAGGCAAAGGGGCTTCGCCGCATTCTGGAGGCCGATCTCTGGGAAATCTCGGTGGTGACATTCCCGATGCTGCCGGGCGCACGCGTCGCCGTGGTGAAGGGCGGCTGTGAAGCGCCGCGAGAAAGGCAACTGGCCGCGCGGTTTCGCGCGGCTTCCCGCATGTTCAACGAAAGGAACGGCAACACATGGCAATGA
- a CDS encoding phage major capsid protein, translated as MAMNQEQRAPESKGGDLSDAFGAFMSSFESFRHANDERLAQLETRLGADVVTTEKVDRISHALDEQKKALDALAMKGLRPGLGGSGTVQPDEHKDAFDAYMRSGDDRQLRALDAKAMSYGSGQDGGYLVPAQTEAEVGKRLAALSPVRSIASVRQVSSAVLKKPFAVGGPAVGWVSETAARPQTASPTLAELQFPTMELYAMPAATSALLEDSVVDLDQWIASEVDAAFAAQEGSAFITGDGVSKPSGLLNYDQVAESAWEWGKIGYLATGVSGALPASNPSDKLIDLVYALKAGYRQNSSWVMNRKTQAAIRKLKDADGNYLWAPPAVAGQRATLLGFPLVEAEDMPDIAANSASIAFGDFGRGYLVVDRTGVRVLRDPYSAKPYVLFYTTKRVGGGVQDFDAVKLMKFAAA; from the coding sequence ATGGCAATGAACCAAGAGCAACGCGCACCGGAAAGCAAGGGCGGCGACCTCTCCGACGCATTCGGCGCATTCATGTCCTCGTTCGAGAGCTTCAGGCACGCCAATGACGAACGGCTCGCCCAGCTCGAAACGCGCCTCGGCGCCGATGTGGTGACCACCGAGAAGGTGGACCGCATCTCGCATGCGCTTGACGAGCAGAAGAAGGCGCTCGATGCGCTGGCGATGAAGGGGCTTCGGCCGGGCCTCGGCGGGTCGGGAACCGTGCAGCCCGACGAGCACAAGGACGCCTTCGACGCCTACATGCGCTCCGGCGACGATCGCCAGCTTCGCGCGCTGGACGCGAAGGCGATGTCCTACGGGTCCGGGCAGGACGGCGGCTATCTGGTGCCGGCGCAGACCGAGGCGGAGGTGGGCAAGCGCCTCGCGGCGCTGTCGCCGGTTCGCTCGATCGCGTCCGTCCGGCAGGTGTCGTCGGCGGTGCTGAAGAAGCCGTTCGCGGTCGGCGGCCCGGCGGTGGGCTGGGTTTCGGAAACGGCGGCGCGTCCGCAGACGGCTTCGCCGACGCTCGCCGAATTGCAGTTTCCGACCATGGAGCTTTACGCCATGCCCGCGGCGACATCGGCGCTGCTGGAGGACTCCGTGGTCGATCTCGACCAGTGGATCGCAAGCGAGGTCGATGCCGCCTTTGCCGCGCAGGAAGGGTCAGCCTTCATCACCGGCGACGGCGTTAGCAAGCCGAGCGGCCTGCTGAACTACGACCAGGTGGCTGAAAGCGCCTGGGAATGGGGCAAGATCGGCTATCTGGCAACGGGCGTCTCAGGCGCGCTTCCGGCAAGCAATCCGTCCGACAAGCTGATCGATCTCGTCTATGCGCTGAAGGCGGGATACCGGCAGAATTCAAGCTGGGTGATGAACCGCAAGACGCAGGCGGCGATCCGCAAGCTGAAGGACGCCGACGGCAATTATCTGTGGGCGCCGCCCGCCGTCGCCGGTCAGCGGGCAACGCTGCTGGGCTTCCCGCTGGTCGAGGCGGAGGACATGCCCGACATCGCCGCCAATTCGGCGTCGATTGCCTTCGGCGATTTTGGCCGGGGCTATCTGGTGGTGGATCGCACCGGGGTCCGGGTGCTGCGCGATCCCTATTCGGCCAAGCCCTATGTGCTGTTCTACACGACCAAGCGGGTCGGCGGCGGCGTGCAGGATTTCGACGCGGTGAAGCTGATGAAGTTTGCCGCCGCCTGA